TAGCTACTATAAACACAAATTCCATTTATTTCTCATTGACTAAATTTCGGCGATTCTAGTATCGTGCGCTTAATGTGACTAAACTAAGCGAGCACGAGCGAAGGCGCACTGAGCGAACGCCCAAGCGAAGTGCGAGTGAAGTTTAGTCGCTCTAAGCGTGCGAGACAAATCGCCACAGATTTTACTCTACATTAGTATAGACAGCTTGCACATCATCATCATCTTCAAGCTTATCAAGCAGCTTTTCAAGCTCGCTCATTTGCTCATCGTTTAGCGATATAGTAGAGTTTGGTAAGAATTCCAAAGCTCCTTTTTTTATCACAAGTGAGTTTTCTTCAAGTGCTGCGCTAAGCGTGCCAAAAGCCGTGTAATCGCCTATTATGCGAAGCTCGTCATCGCTGCTCTCCATCTCTTCAAGCCCAGCGTCTATTAGTGCAAGTTCTAGCTCGTCAGTATCGCCCCCATAAGGCTCACAGCTAAATACAGCCTTGCGAGAAAACATAAAATTTAGTGAGCCAGAAGGCAGCATTTCGCCGCCGTTTTTGTTAAAAATTGATTTTATATTTGCTACGGTGCGAGTTGGATTATCAGTTGCGGTCTCTACTATGATTTGAACGCCGTGTGCGCCTTTGCCATCGTAAAATATAGTTTTGATATCCGCGCTGTCCTTGCCATTTGCCCTTTTTATCGCAGCATCGATGTTGTCTTTTGGCATATTTTGTGCCTTAGCAGTTGCGATTGCGGTGCGAAGTTTTGGGTTCATATCAGGGTCAGTTCCGCCCTCTTTTGCAGCTATTGTAATTGCCTTGCCAAGCTTTGGAAATAGCTTGCTCATCTTATCCCAGCGTGCTTCTTTGCTTGCTCTGCGGTATTCAAATGCTCTTCCCATTGTCTTTGTCCTTGATAGAAAATTATAAAACGGCGATTATATCAAAAAATGCATATATTTTGCTAATATTTAAAAAAAAGGGGCTAAAATCGCTTTTTAAAAATTCACTAAAAGGACGCAAAAATGACTTTTGAAGCAAATAATATAAACTGCCAAAACTGCGCAAATACTATAATCTCAGAGCTTAAAGAGGATTTTGGCGAGATTAGCGTTGATCTTAGCGTAAGCCCACGCCGTGTAAGCGTGGAGCTTGATGAGAGCAAAGAACAAGGCTTTAAAGAGGCAATGAGCGAACTTGGCTTTGATGTGATAAAAAGAATTGATTAAAGCTTTCTAGGAATTCTAGAATTTAAGGAATTCTAGAATTTAAAGAATTCTCTTTGGGAATTCTAGTTTAAGGAATTCTCTTTGGGAATTCTAGAATTTCAGCATTTTGGAATTCCAAAATTTAATAAAACAAAAAATCATGAGCAAACTTCATCTAAACATCACCGGCATGACCTGCGTAAACTGCGCAAATGCTATCACAAGAGCAACAAAAAAAATAAAAGGCGTAAAAAGCGCAAATATTAGTCTAAGCGATAATAGTGGCATTTTTGAGCTAGAAAACAAAAGCGTAGAGCAAAAAATAATAGAAAAAATAAAAGCCCTTGGCTTTGGCGTAGCGCATGATTTTAACGAGCTTTTAATGGCTCAGGCAAAAGAGCAAAAAGTGCTAGCTATAAAGCTAACAATAAGCGCAGTTTGCTCAGGCTTAATCATGCTTTTTCACTTTGGCTTAATTTCTGCTAGCCACGATTTTATCGCACTTTCATCGCTTATTTTGTGCTTCCTTTGCCTGCTTTGCGGCACTAGCTTTTACACCCACGCCCTACGCAGCCTAAAAGAAAAAAACTTTGATATGAACACCCTTGTTAGCCTTGGAGTGTTCTCAGCCTTTTTCTACTCGCTGTTTGCGTATTTTGCTGGCTCTCACGAGCTGTATTTTGACAGCCCTGCGATGATTATTAGCTTCGTGCTGCTTGGCAAGTTTTTAGAGAGCAAAGCAAGGGCAAAAACCAGCCTGCGTCTAAAAAGCCTAATGGACTTAAAGCCAAAAATAGCGCATTTGCTCTTAGCTGATGGCACAGAAAAGCAGATAAAAGCAAGCGAGCTAAAAATAGGAGATATAATCAGCATAAAGCCAGGCGAACACGCCCCAAGTGACGCTATAATCACTTATGGCGGGGCTGAGTTTGATGAGAGTGCGATAAATGGTGAGAGCCTGCCACGATATAAAAGCGTGGGTGAAAATATCTTTGGTGGCAGCACAAATATAAATGGCACCATACTAGCAAAAATTGCTAAAAACCCAAAAGAAAGCCTGCTAGAAGGCATTATTTCAAGCTTACAGCAAAGTGCGAGCAAAAAGCTAAACATAGCTCGCCTAGCCGATAAAATCTCAAATATTTTTGTGCCTAGCGTGATCGGGGTTTCGCTACTAACGCTTATTATTTGGAGTTTTTTTGATGTTGATAAGGCTGTGATTTGCGCTATTAGCGTGCTTGTGATTTCTTGCCCTTGTGCCTTAGGGCTTGCTACGCCTATTGCCATAGTCTGCGCTCTTAGCAAAGGCTCAAAATCTGGAATTCTCATAAAAAATCCAGCCATAATAGAGCTTATTAAAGGCGCAAAAATCGTAGCCTTTGATAAAACCGGCACGCTTACAAAAGGCTCTTTAAGCGTGAGTGCTACGAGCTTAAATGATGATGATTTAAGGCTTGCTGGCTTTTTAAGTAAGGCAAGCTCGCACCCTATCTCAAAGGCAATCAGCAAATACGTGGGCACAAGCAAGGGCGCAAAGGGCATAAAAGAGCTAGCAGGACTTGGCATAGAGTATGAAGAAAACGGCGTTTTAATGCTCTTAGGCAGCATTAAACTACTCCAAAATCACGGCGTAGTTCTAAATGAAAGCCAAAAAGAGCAGATTTTAGCACAAAACGCAGCTTTAGCGCTACTAGCTGTGGGTGGCGAGTATAGGGGCTTTATCGCCCTAAGCGATGAGATCAAAGAAGGCGCAAAAGAGCTAATAAGCAAGCTAAAAGCAAAGGGGCTAAAATGCGTAATGTTAAGTGGAGATAATGAAAAAAATGCTGGGCAAATAAGTAGCAAACTTGGGCTTGATGAGTATTATGCTGGGCTTTTGCCAAACGAGAAAGTAGAGCTTTTAAGGGGCTTTGGGGGGAGTGCTGTTTTTGTAGGTGATGGTATAAATGACGCGCTTGCTATGAAAGAAGCGATGATAGGCGTAGCAATCAGCAATTCAAGCGATATTAGCAAAGATGCTAGCGATATAATCATCATAAAAGATGATATAAAGGCACTCTCAGAGCTTTTTAGCTTAGGGCAAAAAGCGCTAAAAATCATCAAGCAAAATCTCTTTTGGGCATTTTGTTATAACGCTCTTTGTATTCCGCTCGCAGCTGGTGTTTTTGGGGGTGCGGGGGTATTTTTAACCCCAGCTATCGCAGCATTTGCCATGAGTTCTAGCTCAGTAATAGTCGTGCTAAACTCTTTGCGCCTTTTAAGGTAATTTTGGAATTCCAAAGTGGAATTCCAAAATTACCTAGCAAATTAGAATTCCTATAAATTATACTTAGCAATTCTAGAATTCCCTAAAAACTACGCCTTGCTTAAAAGCTCTTTTATCTCGCTTTTGCTTAGAGCTCTGCCAGCACTTAGCACCACTTCATTTACCACTAGCGCAGGCACGCTTAGCACACCATAGCTAGCAATCACCGAAATATCCTTGATATACTCCACTTCAAGCCCCAAACCTAGCTCTTTTAGGGCTGATTTGCAATTTTCATTTAGCTCATTACAGCAGCCTGTGCCTAGCACCTTTATGCTTGTTATTTCACCGCTAAAACTCTTTGGCTCAAAGCTTGTCTCATTAGCATTGCAAGCACATTTTAGCTTTTTTTTCTTAAAAAACTTAAACATTTTCTCTCCTTAAATAAAAATATATGCAAAAGCATTAAAAATATAGCCTATGAGAATAATCCCCAAGCTAAGCGTAATCACAAAAGCTGCTAGCAAGCGTGGACTCATAACCTTTGAGAGCATCACAAGCGAAGGCAGACTAAGTGCTGTAACACTCATCAAAAAGCTAAGCACTGTGCCTAGTCCTGCACCTTTTTCTAAAAGCGCAAGAGCTACTGGAATAGCCGCAAAAGTATCAGCATACATAGGAATTCCAACCACGCAAGCAAGTAGCACGCTATACCACAAATCAGCCCCAAGCACGCTTTCTACTAGGTTTTGGGGCAAGAGATTATGGATAAAAGAACCTATTGCCACGCCTAGTAAAATATAGAGCCAAACTCGCTTTATAATGTCTTTTGCGCCGTTTTTGGCTTCTTTTATGCGCTCTTTTTGGCTTGGGGACGTGTAGTTTGCTGTGGCTTTGATGGCTGTGATTTTTACAAAGCCTAGTTTTTCTATGATATATCCGCTCAAAATCGCTATAACAAGCCCTGAGAGCAAATACGCAAGGGCGATTTTATACCCAAACTCGCTGATTAAAATAGCAAGCGAGGCAAGGTCAGCCATCGGCGACATAATAAGAAAGCTAAGCGTAACGCCTATGCTAAGCCCTGCGCTACAAAATCCTATAAAAAGCGGAATACTAGAACACGAGCAAAAGGGCGTCAAAATCCCCAGCAAAGCCCCAAAAATCCTGCCCCAAAAACCATTCATAGAACCTAAGATTTCTTTGGTTCTTTGCGGCGGAAAGTAGCTTTGGATATAGCTAATGCCAAAAACAAGCACAAAAAGCAAGAAAAAAATCTTAATGCTATCATAAAGAAAAAAATGTAGCACCGAAAAAATCTTTGAGCCAAGCTCTAAGCCAAGGGCTTCTAAAAGCCTGCTTAGCCCAGTATCTAAGTAAGAAAATGAGAAAATTTCTTTTAAAAATTCCCCAAAGCACCTAAAATATCTTTCATTTTTTATCCTTTTAATTGATGTTTGTCTATATATTTTTGCCTTTTTAGAGCGTGAGTTTAGAGTTTTAATTCTACTTTTACCTTTTTAATTACGCTCTTTATGCTCGCAGTTTAAGGCGGACAAGAAATCGCATTTATGCTTTCTTTAAACTCTTTAAAACGCTCGCAGTTTATGTCGTAGTGCTGCCATTTGCCCTCTTTAAAAGCAAAGACCAAGCCGCACTCACACAAAATCTTCATATGATGAGATAGAGTAGGCTGCGTTACTTCAAGCTTTTCTAAAAGCTCGCAAGCGCAAAGTCTGCCCTTTGTTAGCATTTTTATTATATTTAGTCTGTTTGTGTCGCTTAGGGCTTTTGCGATTTGGGCTAGTTCTTCTATACTCATTTTTTACCTTATATTGATATTTGTCTATGTATTGTAACAAATATATAGACACTTGTCAATATATTCTATAAGGAATTCTAGAATTCCTAAGCAAATATCTTGGAATTCCAACTGGAATTCTTAAAGAATTTAAGATTTATTTTGCTAGAATTTGTCAACTTCTTTTAAGGTATTAGAATGATTAAAGTATTAAAAAATCTCGCATTTTGGGTCGTTTTAGCAATAGCACTTGGTATTTTTGTAGGATATGCTTTTCCCCAAATTGGCACCCTTAGCAAGTTTGGGATTGATTATTTTATAATGATTTTAAAGTGGATGGTAGGACCAATTATCTTTCTTACTATTATCTCAGGCATTGTGTGTTTAGAAAGCCTAAGAGACCTTGGCAGCATAGGTTTAAAAGGCTTTATTTACTTTGAAGTAGTTAGCACGGCAGCTTTGGCTGTGGGTATCTTTGGCTCGCTGGCGCTTGCCCCTGGTGTGGGTATGCACTTAGATCCTAGTTCATTTGATGCTAGTAGCGTGGAGAAGTTCTCAGCTAACTCAAAAGATGTAGGCTCAGTCTGGGCGATACTAGCAGGCGCTGTGCCAAAAACTCCACTTTTGCCCTATGATGATTTAAGCACGCTTAGTGGCTTTGGCTTGGTGCTTGGGGTGATTAAAAACGCTCTTTTAGCCCTAAGTATCGTTATAACGCCATTTATTAAAGCAAATACGCTTCAAGTGCTTTTTATGGCGTTAATTTCAGCTATTGCGCTAAGTTTTGCGCCAAAGAAAATCAAAGATTTGTTCATAAAGCCGATTCAAAAGGCTCAGCACTGGGTGCTAAAAGCCCTTAGCATATTTATGTGGCTAAGTCCATTAGCGGCGTATTGTGCGATAGCGTATCTTATCGGCAAGTTTGGGATTGAGAGTCTCATAGGTATGCTAAGCCTGCTAGCAACTATGCTAATTTCGTCTTTGGTGTTTATTTTTGTGATACTTGGCGTGATTTGCTACTTAGCTAAGGTAAATATATTTAAGTTCATGCGCTTTATCGCAAAAGAAGTGTTGGTTGTGTTTGCTACAAGTTCTAGCGAAGTAGCCCTTGCGCCACTTATGAAAAAGTTAGAGAGCGCAGGAATTCACAAAGGCTGTGTCGGCGTAATAATACCTTTTGGCTACTCTTTTAACCTAGATTGTACAAATATTTATCTATCATCTTGCGTGATATTTTTGGCTCAAGCTTTTGACATTGAGCTTAGTTTTTCGCATTTGCTTAGCATTTTGCTGATTTTAATGGTTACTAGCAAAGGTGCTGTGGGCGTGACAGGCTCAGGCTTTGTGGTGCTAGCTGGAACGCTTGGTTCTATGCACGATGTCATACCTGTGGTAACTGTGGCAGTGCTGCTTGGGGTTGATAAGTTTATGAGTGAAATACGCGCGGTAGGAAACCTGTGCGGAAACGCAGTAGCCTGCCTAATCGTAGGAATCTGGGATAAAAAGATTGATAAAGATAAGTTTAACTACGCTATAAATCACCCTAGTGAGTTTGACTTTGAGAAACTTGAAGCAAAAGAAAAAGCGTAGTTTGCTAAGGGAATTCTAGAATTCCTAGGATAAAATCTAGAATTCCTAAAATAAAATCTAGAATTCCTAAAATAAAATCTAGAATTCTTTGACTAAATTCTAGAATTCCTTAGAAAAAATTACTAAAATTCCTTGACTTACACTTGGTGTAATGTTTTATAATTTTTGCTAAACTTTTAAAAAAGGAAGCAAAATGAAAAAAACTATTTTAACTCTTGGCATTACCGCAGCGGCTGCGGCTTTTTGGCTAGAAAAAGTAAGCAACGAAGAGTATGAAAATGCCTTAAAGGAACTTCAATGAAAAAGATTTTAGCTGTTTTTGCGGTGTTTGGGGGGGGTGTTTTGATGAGTGCAAATATAGAGGATAACACGCTTAAAGCGATATTTGAAAACTTTGAGAAAAGTAGCAAAAATGATAGCATAAAAGCTGGCCTAAGTCCTAGGCAGATTGAGCTTAGTAATCTAGCTATGATAATAGCATCGGGTTCGCTTAGGCTATGGCAAGAAAGGGTAGAAAAAAGCGAGTTAAAAGCTGATGAGATAATGGAGCTTTTACGCCAAAGCACGGCTTATCTTGGTATGGCTAGGATTAGGGAATTTATCTTTGTTACAAGTGAAATTTATAAGCGTAAAGGGGTTAAAATCACAGATTTTGCCCTAGATAGTGATGAAAATAGACTTAAAAATGGGCAAAATTTACAAATAGAGCTTTTTGGCAGTGCTACTACGCAGAGTATGAGTGGCGACTACGCACAAATCGGCAGGTATTTAAGCCAAAATTGCTTTGGGGATTATTACACTAGAACTGAGATTTTAAGCCTAGACGAGCGTGAGATTATCACATTTTTCTTTTTGGCTGCGCAGGGCGATACCTCAGCACAGATGAAAGCTCACGCAAAAGCTATTTTTCTTCAAGGCTTAAACAAAGAAAAATTAATCGCCCTAATCAACGCAAATATCGCTCTTATAGGCTATCCACGCTCACTAAATGCCACCGCTGCTGTAATAGAGGCTAGCAAATAATGGCATACACAATCATAGAAGTCTCACAAAAAACAGGCGTAAGCCCACGCACTTTGCGTTATTGGTGTGATAATGGGCTTTTTCCTTTGGTTGAGCATAGCCCCAGTGGCATTAGGTATTTTAGCAAAAGCGATATAGAGTGGGTAGAATGGGTTGTGCGTTTTCGTAAAATGGGTATGAGCGTTAAACGCCTTAGAGAGTATATAAATTTAGCTATCAAAGGCGATAGCACACTAGAAATTCGCCTAGTGATGATAAAAGAAGAAAAAAGTAGAATTTTAAATGAGCTTGATGAGATAAAAGGTGCGCTTGATTGTGTGGATAAAAAAATTGAGTTCTACGAAACTGCCATAAAAGCCAAAAGCGACCCACACGCCAAAGGTGGCAAACAATGCGAGTGATTTTATCGCTTTTTTGTCTTTTTAGCTTTGTTTTAGGAGAGAAAATGGAGATTTTTGTTATCATAAATGAGCAAAAGTTAAAGGCTGTTTTGGCTGAAAATAGCCGGGCTTTGGCTCTATATAAAGAGCTAGAAAAAGGTGATATCATCATAAATGCTAGTGATTATGGTGGCTTTGAAAAAAGCGGCAAACTTCCATCGCCATTGCCACGAAATGATGAGCAAATCACAATGCAGCCTTGCGATATAATTCTTTATAGCGGTCAAACTTTCGTATTAGCCTACGATACAAACTCATGGCTCTTAACTCGCCTTGGCAAATTAGATGGCATAGGCAAAGATGAGCTAAAAAAGCTGCTAGGCACAGGTGATGCAAAAATAAGGCTATCTGTAAGATAAAAGCCTTTTATAGTCTTTTAGCGAATTCTAGAATTCGTTAAAAGATTTTTAAATATTAGCTTTTTGCTTAATTCTTGCATTTTTTCCACTATTAAATTAACATTTGTAAATGTAAGATTTTGCTTACAAATTTTTCTTAAAAACTCTATTTCTGTATCGTATTCCAAAACATTTTTACAATACTCTTGAAGTTTTTTAGCATTACTGATTGCCAAGTTTATATTTTTATCATTTAAAAATTCCGTATAATCACCTGGTTCTTTATCATAATTATTTATACTAGGAATCTTTACTAGCCTATTTTTGATTTCATCAAACGAAGAAAAAATGTGAGTTGTGTATTCAAAATGTAGCAAATACCAAATCTCGAAGCACACACTTGATAAAATAGCATTAAAGCTCTTTGCTTTTATCATATCAAGCGCATTATCTATATCTTTGTGCTCATCTCTATCAAAAACACAATAAATAATAGAATTTTTCGCATCTAACTTATATTCTCTTTGCTTTTCCATAGCTACTCTTACCACACTACTTGGACTAGGTTTTGTATTTTTTGGGATTATAATATTTGATAAATGATATTTTTCCTTTAATTTATTAAAATAATTTGGCTCTGTCTTTTGACCTTCACAAATTATAAGAACTGTGGTTTTTTCTTCCAATTGCTTTGAGATTCTTTTTGTAGGCATGGCCCTTGTTCTTGCATTTCCTTCCATGATTCATAGCCTTAATATACAAAATTTGTTATATTTGGAATTCCACCATATCTGCCAAGCAAATAATTTAATTCCCAATTATCATTTGTTGTTTTAAAATCAAATAACGAATATAATTTTGTAGCCTTATTTTGTTTTTCACAAAAATATATTTGATCTTTTCTAAAAATATTTTTATTAAGAAGATTTGTATTATGCGTAGTGAAAATAAGCTGTGCGCAACTTTCATTTTTTACTTCTTGGCTATTAAACATATCTACTATAAATTGTGCTATCTTTGGGTGTAGATGTGCTTCAAGCTCATCAATTACTACTATATAATTATTTTCCATGGCATCTATAAATGGGCCGATAAGCTTTAAAAATTCTTGCGTTCCATCTGATTCACTTTCTAGCGGGAAAGATTTTATGGTTTTATTATCTTGCTTAAAGTGATTAGTTCTAGCAATTAACTCAATCAGGTTATTTTCTATTTCTGTATTATGCTCTTCGTCTTTGTATTTTTGAGTATTTATTCTTTTTTCCTTTATAGTCATGTCATATATATCTAAATCTGCCACTTGTAAAAACTTATTTATTTTATCTTTATATTCATCGTTTTTATATTTGGTTAAAGTAAATAATTCACCATCGCTATATTTAGATTTAGCGTTGGCAATTTTTAAATTATCTTTTATGTAGTTATAAATATCTAAAAATTTTTTACCGTTTAATAAGACAGAAACAGATAAGAATAAAGCATTGTTTCTCGTAAATTTTTTCTTATCTTCTATTTCTTCTAAGCACTCTTTATCTTCGCTACTCCATGCATAATCGCCTTTTCCCTTATTATATATTCTTTCAAACAAAATTTTATTTTTATTTCTTGTATTTTTTAAAAGCCATTCTTCAAAAATCATTTCTTTTGTAGTGCTAAAACCATACTGATACATAGTATTATCAATAGAAAAAGTTATCTCAAACCTACTTGGCTCATTATCATCATCACCAAGCAAAAAAGGAGTGATATATAAAACACCATCTCTTTGTATATCGGAAATGACGATCTTGTGCATAACAAACATTGCTTTTATTATATTAGACTTTCCAGCAGCATTAGCCCCATATATAGCCACGCTTTTTAATAATCTTGGCACCATTCTATTTGTTTTTACCGTATTGTCTATTTTTACCATACTACTGCTAGCTATACAGCTTAACACCTGCTCATCTTGAATAGATAGAAAGTTTTTTACTCTAAATTCAATCAGCATATTTCACTTCCAAAAAATTTTAAATTATACTCGCGGATTATAGCCACAAAAAATAAATTTTTTAATGTTTTAAACATTAAAAAATACCAAAAAGTAAAACAAAAGCAAATTTTAGAATTCCTAGCTGTTTTCTACTGCTTTTATTTCATCATCACTTAGGTTGTAGAGTTTATAGACAGCTGTGTTTATGCGCTCGTCTGTGGCTTTTAGCTGTGAGTTTAGCTCTGCACATTTTGCCTTAAAGCTCTCAAAAAACTCCAGCACTTCGCCCTGCTCGCTTAGGGGCACTTTTATTTTGCTGATTTTTAAGAATTCTTTAAAGTCTAGTTTGTAAAACTCGCTTAAAGCACTTGGGATTTTTTCTACATTGTAATTTGCCTTTAAAAGCGTCCAAAAATTATTTGTAAGCTTGGCAAACTGAGCGTTTAAATCAATCATAATATCTGCTAAGTCTGCTAATTCTTTTTGGAATTCCAAAGATATATTTGGAATTCCAAAATTTTCAAAATAAACTTTGCGGATTTCTCTACCATCTACACCAAGTTCTGGGCAATTTGATTTTATCCATAATTTAGCAAGTTTTGAGTTTAAAATAGCTACTAAAAACTTTAATGAAATATTTTCATCTTTTGCTGTTAGAATAAAACTTTTATCATTTGTGAAATATCCATTTTCATCATAAGAAAAAGGATAAAATGCTGTCATATTTGGATAAACAATTTTTGGTTTAGAGAATTCTTTTAAATAAACACAATTTCTTAAATTATAAGGTGTAATGCCTTTGTCGCCACGCTTTTCTAGTTTGTCGTAAAACTGCGATAAATGCTCTTTTATAGCTGGATAATCATCTATATTTATAGGTTCTAAATTTTCACTTTTTAAGCCATTGTGAGTGTTTATCATATAAAGCTCAAAACTAGAATTCCAAGCCTTTATATCGCGCCCTCGCAAAAGTGGCTTTATAAGCTCTGCGCTTTTGGCATCTTTTTTGATAAGCTCGTTTTTTGTATTTTCATCAATGTAAAAAGCATCGTTAAAACCCGTTAGAATTCCACGATAAATTTCAATAGGCAAAGATTTCAAAGGTGTAAAAGTATCAATTTTAGCTAGAATTCCAGCTGTTGCGTTGCTCTCAAAAGTCCAAGCAGAATTTGAGAATTCCTTAAAACTAGAATTCTGCTTTACATAATTTTCTAAATCACTTGTGATTTCTTTACAAGCGCAAATTTGAGTTTGCTTTTCGTAAGGTTCTTTGCGTAAAATTAGAATTTGCGGGTCTACTACAGCATCAGCAAAAACTTTAACCCCAGCAAAATCAATAAGCAAAAGCGGATTTGTATAAGAAATAAAAAATCGTCTTAAACCTTCACCATATTTGGCTTTTAGCCACTTATTTGAAGCGATAAAGCCTAAAAATCCGTGATTTTTCAGCAGTTTTGTGCCTTGCTCGTAAAATAAACAATACAAATCAGCTGATTTATTATAGCTAGCAAAGCCACATTTGCTATAAACTTCGCTCATTTGCCCCATACTTTGTAGCTGGACATACGGCGGATTGCCTACGATGATGTCAAAGCCACCATTTTCAAATACTTCTGGGAATTCCTTTTGCCAGTCAAATAGCTCGGTTATTAGTGAGTTGCCACATTTTATCTTGCCACTTAGGGTGCTTAGTTTGGTGCCTTTTTTCGCTGTGTTTAGCCAAAGTGAGAGCTTGGCGATTTCTACGCTCTCGCCGTTTATATCCACGCCGTAGATGTTGTTTTCTAGGATTTTGTCATCATAGTAGCTAAAATCAAGCTGTGAGCCATAAAGGGCGTTTTCTAGCTCATCTAGCAAGGCGTGCTGGGTTTTTAGATATTTTAGCGTGGCGTTTAGAAAGGCGCCTGACCCACAAGCTGGGTCGCAGATTTTAAGCCCTAGCAAATACTCTCTGTAAGCTTGTAGGGTTTTGATTTTATCTTCTTTTTTGCTTTTGGTGCTTTTGGTGAAGTTTTCGTTTATGCCAAGTTCTGCTTTTTTGCTCTCGCAGAGTGTGCCAAGAGTGCTTTCTACTATGTATTTGGTGATGTAGGCTGGGGTGTAGAAAACTCCGTCTTTTTTGCGTTTGTTTTGTTCTTTTATGCCTGTTAGTTCGTTTTTTTTGCTCTCTATCTCGCTAATGCTGTGTTCGAAAATATGTCCCAAAATATCCACACTAACATCGCTATCAAAGTCGTAGTTTGCGATTTTTTGGCAATGGAATTCTAGAATTTCATCGCTGATTTTCAGGCGGTCTAGCAGCTCATCGCTTTTGAAAAGTCCGCCGTTATAAGCAAAAATATCCATACTCTCATCGCCACTATCAATCCAGCCAAAATACTGCTTTATAAGGTCATAAAGTGGGATTTGGATGTGAATTTCTTTTGCTTTTTTGAAACGCTCGATTATGCCTAGCATTGAGTTTGGTGGCAAAAGTCCTTTGTCTTCGCAAAAGAAAATAAACAAAAATCTATCAAGCAATTTTTGGCTTTTTGAGAATAATTCTAGCTCGTCAGTGTCTTTGTTTTGCTCGCAAAGGTTGGCAAAAAGAGCGTTTTTAAACTCTGTGTAGTCTTTGTAAAGGGCTTTTGTGATTTGTTCTTCACGGCTTAGGCTGAGTTCTTTGATTTTGGCTGGGATATCGGCTGTGATCTGCGCTAGGGCTAAAAGCGTGTAAAGCTCGCAAAAGCCCTTAAAATCAAGCGTAAAAAGGTGGAATTCCACAAAATCAGTCGCATCATCAATGTAAAAGCGTAGTTTTTCAAAGTTCGAGATAACTACATAGCGACAGCCTGCGTTGTGGGCTTTGTAGCCTAGGGCTTGGTTTTCTATTTTGGCAAGGTCGGTTGTGTCTGTACCTTTTAGTTCTATTACGCATTTTACTTTGCTATCAATGATGATTGCGCCATCTGCTTTGCGTGCGTCTTTTTTGTCTGCGCTTTCGTTGCGCTTTTCGGTTATTAGGTTGTAGTTTGGTTCTGGATTTATCGTATATCCTAGGATATTTACAAAAATATCACGCAAAAAGCCCTCTTGGTATTGTTCTTCTTTGCTAGCTTTGATTTGCTCGATTTTTTGTGGGTTTTGGTAGGTATTTTGGAATTCCTTGTATTTTTGCTCTAAAAGCTCTGCGTCAATGCTTTTAATGTATTTATCTAATACTGATTTTTGAAACATCTTTTGCCCTTACGATTTTTAGCTTGAATTCTAGCAA
Above is a genomic segment from Campylobacter magnus containing:
- a CDS encoding Eco57I restriction-modification methylase domain-containing protein, whose product is MFQKSVLDKYIKSIDAELLEQKYKEFQNTYQNPQKIEQIKASKEEQYQEGFLRDIFVNILGYTINPEPNYNLITEKRNESADKKDARKADGAIIIDSKVKCVIELKGTDTTDLAKIENQALGYKAHNAGCRYVVISNFEKLRFYIDDATDFVEFHLFTLDFKGFCELYTLLALAQITADIPAKIKELSLSREEQITKALYKDYTEFKNALFANLCEQNKDTDELELFSKSQKLLDRFLFIFFCEDKGLLPPNSMLGIIERFKKAKEIHIQIPLYDLIKQYFGWIDSGDESMDIFAYNGGLFKSDELLDRLKISDEILEFHCQKIANYDFDSDVSVDILGHIFEHSISEIESKKNELTGIKEQNKRKKDGVFYTPAYITKYIVESTLGTLCESKKAELGINENFTKSTKSKKEDKIKTLQAYREYLLGLKICDPACGSGAFLNATLKYLKTQHALLDELENALYGSQLDFSYYDDKILENNIYGVDINGESVEIAKLSLWLNTAKKGTKLSTLSGKIKCGNSLITELFDWQKEFPEVFENGGFDIIVGNPPYVQLQSMGQMSEVYSKCGFASYNKSADLYCLFYEQGTKLLKNHGFLGFIASNKWLKAKYGEGLRRFFISYTNPLLLIDFAGVKVFADAVVDPQILILRKEPYEKQTQICACKEITSDLENYVKQNSSFKEFSNSAWTFESNATAGILAKIDTFTPLKSLPIEIYRGILTGFNDAFYIDENTKNELIKKDAKSAELIKPLLRGRDIKAWNSSFELYMINTHNGLKSENLEPINIDDYPAIKEHLSQFYDKLEKRGDKGITPYNLRNCVYLKEFSKPKIVYPNMTAFYPFSYDENGYFTNDKSFILTAKDENISLKFLVAILNSKLAKLWIKSNCPELGVDGREIRKVYFENFGIPNISLEFQKELADLADIMIDLNAQFAKLTNNFWTLLKANYNVEKIPSALSEFYKLDFKEFLKISKIKVPLSEQGEVLEFFESFKAKCAELNSQLKATDERINTAVYKLYNLSDDEIKAVENS